One stretch of Urocitellus parryii isolate mUroPar1 chromosome 12, mUroPar1.hap1, whole genome shotgun sequence DNA includes these proteins:
- the Prepl gene encoding prolyl endopeptidase-like isoform X2, translating to MDAFEKVRTKLETQPQEEYEIINAEVKHGGFVYYQEGCCLVRSKDEEADNDNYEVLFNLEELKLDQPFIDCIRVAPDEKYVAAKIRTEDSEASTCVVVKLSDQPVMEASFPNVSSFEWVKDEEDEDVLFYTFQRNLRCHDVYRATFGDNKRNERFYTEKDPSYFVFLYLTKDSRFLTINIMNKTTSEVWLIDGLSPWDPPVLIQKRIHGVLYYVEHRDDELYILTNVGEPTEFKLMRTAADTPAIMNWDLFFTMKRNTKVVDLDMFKDHCVLFLKHSNLLYVNVIGLADDSVRSLKLPPWACGFIMDTNSDPKNCPFQLCSPIRPPKYYTYKFAEGKLFEETGHEDPITKTSRVLRLEAKSKDGKLVPMTIFHKTDSEDLQKKPLLVHVYGAYGMDLKMNFRPERRVLVDDGWILAYCHVRGGGELGLQWHADGRLTKKLNGLADLEACIKTLHGQGFSQPSLTTLTAFSAGGVLVGALCNSSPEILRAVTLEAPFLDVLNTMMDTTLPLTLEELEEWGNPSSDEKHKNYIKRYCPYQNIKPQHYPSIHITAYENDERVPLKGIVNYTEKLKEAVMEHTKDTGEGYQAPNIILDIQPGGNHVIEDSHKKITAQIKFLYEELGLDSTSVFEDLKKYLKF from the exons ATGGATGCATTTGAAAAAGTGAGAACAAAATTAGAAACACAACCACAAGAAGAATATGAAATCATCAATGCAGAG GTGAAACATGGTGGTTTTGTTTATTACCAGGAAGGTTGCTGCTTGGTTCGTTCCAAAGATGAAGAAG CAGACAATGATAATTATGAAGTTTTATTCAATTTGGAGGAACTTAAATTAGACCAGCCCTTCATTGATTGTATCAGAGTTGCTCCAGATGAGAAATATGTAGCTGCCAAGATAAGGACAGAGGATTCTGAAGCATCCACCTGTGTGGTTGTGAAGCTTAGTGATCAGCCAGTAATGGAAGCTTCTTTCCCAAATGTGTCCAGTTTTG aatggGTGAAGGACGAAGAAGATGAAGATGTTTTATTCTACACCTTCCAGAGGAATCTTCGCTGTCATGATGTATATCGAGCCACTTTTGGTGATAACAAACGTAATGAACGTTTTTACACAGAAAAAGACCCAAG ctattttgttttcctttatcttaCAAAGGATAGTCGTTTCCTTACCATAAATATTATGAACAAGACCACTTCTGAAGTGTGGTTGATAGATGGCCTGAGCCCTTGGGACCCACCAGTACTTATCCAGAAGCGAATACATGGGGTCCTTTACTATGTTGAACACAGAGATGATGAATTGTACATTCTCACTAATGttggagagcctacagaattcaAG CTAATGAGAACAGCAGCTGATACCCCTGCTATTATGAATTGGGATTTGTTTTTCACAATGAAGAGAAATACAAAAGTTGTAGACTTGGACATGTTTAAGGATCACTGTGTTCTATTCTTGAAGCACAGCAATCTGCTTTATGTTAATGTGATTGGTCTGGCTGATGATTCAGTGCGGTCTCTGAAG CTCCCTCCTTGGGCCTGTGGATTCATCATGGATACAAATTCTGACCCAAAGAACTGCCCCTTTCAACTCTGCTCTCCAATAAGACCCCcaaaatattacacatataagtTTGCAGAAGGCAAACTGTTTGAGGAAACTGGGCATGAGGACCCAATTACAAAGACTAGTCGTGTTTTACGTCTAGAAGCCAAAAGCAAG GATGGAAAATTAGTGCCAATGACTATTTTCCACAAAACGGACTCTGAGGATTTACAGAAGAAACCTCTCCTGGTACATGTATATGGAGCTTATGGAAtggatttgaaaatgaatttcagaCCTGAGAGGAGGGTCTTggtagatgatggatggatattAGCATATTGCCATGTTAG GGGTGGTGGTGAGTTGGGCCTCCAGTGGCATGCTGACGGCCGACTAACTAAAAAACTCAATGGCCTTGCTGACTTAGAGGCTTGCATTAAGACGCTTCATGGCCAAGGCTTTTCTCAGCCAAGTCTAACAACCCTGACTGCTTTCAGTGCTGGAGGGGTGCTTGTGGGAGCATTGTGTAATTCTAGTCCAGAGATCCTGAGAGCTGTGACTTTGGAG GCACCTTTCTTGGATGTTCTCAACACTATGATGGACACTACACTTCCTCTGACATTAGAAGAACTAGAAGAGTGGGGGAATCCTTCATCTGATGAAAAGCACAAGAACTACATAAAACGTTACTGCCCCTATCAAAATATTAAACCTCAG cattatCCTTCAATTCACATCACAGCTTATGAAAACGATGAACGTGTACCTCTGAAAGGAATTGTTAACTATACTGAGAAACTGAAGGAAGCCGTCATGGAGCATACTAAGGACACAGGTGAAG
- the Prepl gene encoding prolyl endopeptidase-like isoform X1, producing the protein MQQKTKLFLQALKYSIPHLGKCMQKQHLNHFNFADNYYSRIKLKKYHLTKCLQNKPKISELARNIPSRSFSCKDCLPIKQENEKSLSENMDAFEKVRTKLETQPQEEYEIINAEVKHGGFVYYQEGCCLVRSKDEEADNDNYEVLFNLEELKLDQPFIDCIRVAPDEKYVAAKIRTEDSEASTCVVVKLSDQPVMEASFPNVSSFEWVKDEEDEDVLFYTFQRNLRCHDVYRATFGDNKRNERFYTEKDPSYFVFLYLTKDSRFLTINIMNKTTSEVWLIDGLSPWDPPVLIQKRIHGVLYYVEHRDDELYILTNVGEPTEFKLMRTAADTPAIMNWDLFFTMKRNTKVVDLDMFKDHCVLFLKHSNLLYVNVIGLADDSVRSLKLPPWACGFIMDTNSDPKNCPFQLCSPIRPPKYYTYKFAEGKLFEETGHEDPITKTSRVLRLEAKSKDGKLVPMTIFHKTDSEDLQKKPLLVHVYGAYGMDLKMNFRPERRVLVDDGWILAYCHVRGGGELGLQWHADGRLTKKLNGLADLEACIKTLHGQGFSQPSLTTLTAFSAGGVLVGALCNSSPEILRAVTLEAPFLDVLNTMMDTTLPLTLEELEEWGNPSSDEKHKNYIKRYCPYQNIKPQHYPSIHITAYENDERVPLKGIVNYTEKLKEAVMEHTKDTGEGYQAPNIILDIQPGGNHVIEDSHKKITAQIKFLYEELGLDSTSVFEDLKKYLKF; encoded by the exons ATGCAGCAGAAGACCAAATTATTTCTCCAAGCTTTGAAGTATAGTATTCCTCACCTTGGGAAATGCATGCAGAAACAGCATTTGAATCACTTTAACTTCGCTGATAATTATTAcagtagaataaaattgaaaaaatatcaCCTAACCAAGTGTCTACAGAATAAACCCAAGATATCAGAGTTAGCAAGAAACATCCCAAGTCGGAGCTTCTCATGTAAG GATTGTCTGCCTATTAAACAAGAAAACGAAAAATCCCTTTCAGAAAACATGGATGCATTTGAAAAAGTGAGAACAAAATTAGAAACACAACCACAAGAAGAATATGAAATCATCAATGCAGAG GTGAAACATGGTGGTTTTGTTTATTACCAGGAAGGTTGCTGCTTGGTTCGTTCCAAAGATGAAGAAG CAGACAATGATAATTATGAAGTTTTATTCAATTTGGAGGAACTTAAATTAGACCAGCCCTTCATTGATTGTATCAGAGTTGCTCCAGATGAGAAATATGTAGCTGCCAAGATAAGGACAGAGGATTCTGAAGCATCCACCTGTGTGGTTGTGAAGCTTAGTGATCAGCCAGTAATGGAAGCTTCTTTCCCAAATGTGTCCAGTTTTG aatggGTGAAGGACGAAGAAGATGAAGATGTTTTATTCTACACCTTCCAGAGGAATCTTCGCTGTCATGATGTATATCGAGCCACTTTTGGTGATAACAAACGTAATGAACGTTTTTACACAGAAAAAGACCCAAG ctattttgttttcctttatcttaCAAAGGATAGTCGTTTCCTTACCATAAATATTATGAACAAGACCACTTCTGAAGTGTGGTTGATAGATGGCCTGAGCCCTTGGGACCCACCAGTACTTATCCAGAAGCGAATACATGGGGTCCTTTACTATGTTGAACACAGAGATGATGAATTGTACATTCTCACTAATGttggagagcctacagaattcaAG CTAATGAGAACAGCAGCTGATACCCCTGCTATTATGAATTGGGATTTGTTTTTCACAATGAAGAGAAATACAAAAGTTGTAGACTTGGACATGTTTAAGGATCACTGTGTTCTATTCTTGAAGCACAGCAATCTGCTTTATGTTAATGTGATTGGTCTGGCTGATGATTCAGTGCGGTCTCTGAAG CTCCCTCCTTGGGCCTGTGGATTCATCATGGATACAAATTCTGACCCAAAGAACTGCCCCTTTCAACTCTGCTCTCCAATAAGACCCCcaaaatattacacatataagtTTGCAGAAGGCAAACTGTTTGAGGAAACTGGGCATGAGGACCCAATTACAAAGACTAGTCGTGTTTTACGTCTAGAAGCCAAAAGCAAG GATGGAAAATTAGTGCCAATGACTATTTTCCACAAAACGGACTCTGAGGATTTACAGAAGAAACCTCTCCTGGTACATGTATATGGAGCTTATGGAAtggatttgaaaatgaatttcagaCCTGAGAGGAGGGTCTTggtagatgatggatggatattAGCATATTGCCATGTTAG GGGTGGTGGTGAGTTGGGCCTCCAGTGGCATGCTGACGGCCGACTAACTAAAAAACTCAATGGCCTTGCTGACTTAGAGGCTTGCATTAAGACGCTTCATGGCCAAGGCTTTTCTCAGCCAAGTCTAACAACCCTGACTGCTTTCAGTGCTGGAGGGGTGCTTGTGGGAGCATTGTGTAATTCTAGTCCAGAGATCCTGAGAGCTGTGACTTTGGAG GCACCTTTCTTGGATGTTCTCAACACTATGATGGACACTACACTTCCTCTGACATTAGAAGAACTAGAAGAGTGGGGGAATCCTTCATCTGATGAAAAGCACAAGAACTACATAAAACGTTACTGCCCCTATCAAAATATTAAACCTCAG cattatCCTTCAATTCACATCACAGCTTATGAAAACGATGAACGTGTACCTCTGAAAGGAATTGTTAACTATACTGAGAAACTGAAGGAAGCCGTCATGGAGCATACTAAGGACACAGGTGAAG